The following proteins are co-located in the Rhodococcus opacus B4 genome:
- the mshA gene encoding D-inositol-3-phosphate glycosyltransferase — MGEHYGVVTPLHNSRPRRVAVLSVHTSPLAQPGTGDAGGMNVYVLQSAIQMARRGVEVEIFTRATSSADAPVQEAAPGVLVRNVVAGPFEGLDKQDLPTQLCAFVAGVLREEARHEPGYYNLVHSHYWLSGQVGWLARDRWGVPLVHTAHTLAAVKNLSLAEGDTPEPAARQIGEQQVVAESDRLVANTTEESDQLVRHYGADPNRIDVVAPGADLTRYRPGDRDAARATLGLDPRETVVTFVGRIQPLKAPDVLLRAAAELIARDPASSLRVLVVGGPSGSGLARPDALIELASSLGIAARVTFLPPQAPDRLADVYRASDLVAVPSYSESFGLVAIEAQACGTPVIAANVGGLGVAVRSGETGLLVDGHRTEDWATALQSLVSEPARLAALAAEAPRHAENFSWEHTADGLLESYRMATVNYNYGHGPSEFSPRRGRGLWKLRRAGGVRA, encoded by the coding sequence GTGGGGGAGCACTATGGAGTGGTGACGCCCTTGCACAACTCGCGCCCCCGCAGGGTGGCCGTCCTCTCGGTCCACACCTCACCGCTGGCGCAGCCCGGTACCGGAGACGCGGGCGGCATGAACGTCTACGTGCTGCAGTCCGCCATCCAGATGGCCCGTCGTGGCGTGGAGGTGGAGATCTTCACCCGGGCCACGTCGTCCGCCGACGCCCCGGTCCAGGAAGCGGCGCCGGGCGTCCTCGTCCGCAACGTTGTGGCCGGGCCGTTCGAGGGGCTCGACAAGCAGGATCTGCCCACGCAGCTCTGCGCGTTCGTGGCCGGGGTGCTCCGCGAGGAGGCCCGGCACGAACCGGGCTACTACAACCTGGTGCACTCGCACTACTGGCTGTCGGGGCAGGTCGGCTGGCTCGCCCGCGACCGGTGGGGTGTGCCGCTCGTGCATACCGCGCACACGCTCGCCGCGGTCAAGAATCTGTCGCTGGCCGAGGGCGACACCCCGGAACCGGCCGCACGCCAGATCGGCGAGCAGCAGGTGGTGGCCGAATCCGACCGGCTCGTGGCCAACACGACCGAGGAATCCGATCAACTTGTCCGTCATTACGGCGCCGACCCGAACCGGATCGACGTGGTGGCGCCGGGCGCCGACCTGACGCGGTACCGCCCGGGCGACCGGGACGCCGCGCGGGCGACGCTGGGGCTCGACCCCCGCGAGACCGTCGTGACGTTCGTCGGACGGATCCAGCCGCTCAAGGCTCCCGACGTCCTGCTCCGCGCCGCCGCCGAACTGATCGCCCGGGATCCCGCGTCGTCGTTGCGGGTGCTGGTGGTCGGGGGTCCGTCCGGATCCGGGCTGGCACGGCCGGACGCGCTGATCGAACTCGCGTCCTCCCTCGGCATCGCGGCGCGGGTCACGTTCCTCCCGCCGCAGGCACCCGATCGGCTCGCCGACGTGTACCGGGCCTCGGATCTCGTTGCGGTGCCGAGTTATTCGGAGTCGTTCGGTCTGGTCGCGATCGAGGCGCAGGCCTGCGGCACCCCGGTGATCGCCGCGAACGTGGGCGGACTCGGCGTCGCGGTCCGTTCCGGCGAGACCGGGCTCCTCGTGGACGGGCACCGCACCGAGGACTGGGCGACGGCGTTGCAGTCGCTGGTCTCCGAGCCTGCCCGCCTCGCCGCGCTGGCCGCCGAGGCTCCGCGGCACGCCGAGAATTTCTCCTGGGAACATACCGCCGACGGCCTCCTCGAGAGCTATCGGATGGCGACCGTCAACTACAACTACGGACACGGCCCGA
- a CDS encoding alpha/beta fold hydrolase yields MAIREAVGVDGTPLVYSVTGDPDARAVVLLHGWAQSSKCWGPTVLGELAARYRVIAVDLRGHGYSGAPAAGYDDSAVWAGDVDAVLTAEGVTSGAVLLGWSYGGLVICDYLASHGTAAVDGVVLVGAITSIGRGEAGGKVGAAMRAAIPGAMSEEPREAIRALGAFGNALTGPPEGKGAQSQALFGASLATPPHVRAALFSRSASHDDLLRSLDVPVLVLHGTADSVVDVSAGRHAADLIPQAWASFWEGCDHGPFVEDPDRFVKEVGEFVDNLG; encoded by the coding sequence ATGGCTATTCGTGAAGCAGTCGGCGTCGACGGAACGCCCCTCGTCTACTCGGTGACCGGTGACCCCGACGCGCGGGCCGTGGTTCTCCTGCACGGTTGGGCGCAGTCGTCGAAGTGCTGGGGTCCCACCGTGCTCGGCGAACTCGCCGCCCGCTACCGCGTGATCGCCGTCGACCTTCGTGGACACGGCTACTCGGGTGCCCCGGCCGCCGGCTACGACGACTCCGCCGTGTGGGCCGGGGACGTCGACGCGGTGCTCACGGCGGAGGGGGTCACCTCCGGCGCGGTGCTCCTCGGCTGGTCCTACGGCGGCCTCGTGATCTGCGACTACCTGGCGTCTCACGGCACGGCCGCCGTCGACGGCGTGGTCCTCGTCGGAGCCATCACCAGCATCGGCCGGGGGGAGGCGGGCGGCAAGGTCGGCGCGGCGATGCGCGCGGCGATCCCCGGCGCGATGTCCGAGGAGCCGCGCGAGGCGATCCGTGCGCTGGGCGCGTTCGGCAACGCGCTCACCGGACCGCCGGAAGGCAAGGGCGCGCAGTCGCAGGCGTTGTTCGGCGCCAGCCTCGCCACCCCGCCGCACGTGCGGGCCGCCTTGTTCAGCCGCTCCGCGAGCCACGACGACCTGCTCCGGTCGCTCGACGTCCCGGTGCTGGTCCTGCACGGCACCGCGGACTCCGTCGTCGATGTCTCGGCTGGTAGGCACGCCGCAGACCTGATCCCGCAGGCGTGGGCGTCGTTCTGGGAAGGCTGTGACCACGGGCCGTTCGTCGAGGATCCCGACCGGTTCGTGAAAGAGGTCGGCGAGTTCGTCGACAACCTCGGTTAA
- a CDS encoding MFS transporter → MLGTYRQIFAAPGSAAFSAAGFVARVPIAMVGIGIVTMLSELRGDYALAGALAAVFALTYAFITPVVSRAVDRYGQSRVLPVASGISATSLAAMLLCVRFGTPDWVLFVWAVPAGCMPTIGAMVRARWTELYRGTPLLRTAFAFEAVVDELCFIAGPVVSVGLSVTVFPEAGPLAGLVLLVVGTLALVAQRGTEPPVHSSPDDGRPSVVRTPALWILVAVMVSMGTIFGVIDVGAIAFTRSRDAPASATVVLALFAAGSAVAGLVFGAIRVSASLRKQLMVAVLAVAVLTVPLLLAASIPALAVAYAVAGMTVAPIMIVTTGLVEQIVPAAALTEGITWIVTGLGVGVAVGSALAGRMIDEFGTTAGYAVAAVAALLASMVTPWLFVKQSASTERPSSTR, encoded by the coding sequence GTGCTCGGTACCTATCGTCAGATCTTCGCCGCCCCCGGCTCCGCAGCATTCTCGGCAGCAGGATTCGTCGCACGCGTACCGATCGCCATGGTCGGCATCGGCATCGTCACGATGCTGTCCGAACTGCGCGGCGACTACGCGCTCGCCGGCGCCCTGGCCGCGGTGTTCGCACTGACCTACGCATTCATCACGCCGGTCGTGTCCCGGGCGGTCGACCGCTACGGGCAGTCCCGCGTCCTGCCCGTCGCGTCGGGGATCAGCGCGACGTCCCTCGCCGCGATGCTGCTGTGTGTCCGGTTCGGCACCCCCGACTGGGTGCTGTTCGTGTGGGCCGTGCCCGCCGGCTGCATGCCCACGATCGGTGCGATGGTGCGCGCCCGCTGGACCGAGCTGTACCGCGGCACGCCACTGCTGCGGACCGCGTTCGCGTTCGAGGCGGTGGTGGACGAACTGTGCTTCATCGCGGGACCGGTGGTCTCCGTCGGACTGTCCGTCACGGTGTTCCCCGAGGCGGGACCACTCGCGGGACTCGTGCTGCTGGTGGTCGGCACCCTGGCGCTCGTCGCTCAGCGGGGCACCGAGCCGCCCGTGCACTCGTCGCCGGACGACGGCAGACCGTCCGTCGTCCGGACGCCCGCGCTGTGGATCCTGGTGGCGGTCATGGTGTCGATGGGCACGATCTTCGGCGTCATCGACGTCGGTGCCATCGCCTTCACCCGAAGCCGTGACGCACCCGCCTCCGCCACCGTGGTGCTCGCCCTGTTCGCGGCCGGGTCCGCGGTGGCAGGCCTCGTGTTCGGCGCGATCCGGGTGTCGGCGTCGCTCCGGAAACAGCTGATGGTCGCGGTCCTCGCGGTGGCGGTGCTGACGGTGCCGCTGCTGCTGGCCGCCAGCATCCCGGCGCTCGCCGTCGCCTACGCGGTGGCGGGGATGACGGTGGCGCCGATCATGATCGTCACCACCGGCCTGGTCGAGCAGATCGTGCCCGCGGCCGCGCTCACCGAGGGCATCACGTGGATCGTCACCGGACTCGGTGTCGGCGTCGCCGTGGGATCGGCACTCGCGGGCCGGATGATCGACGAATTCGGCACCACCGCCGGGTACGCGGTGGCGGCGGTCGCCGCGCTGCTGGCCTCTATGGTGACCCCATGGCTATTCGTGAAGCAGTCGGCGTCGACGGAACGCCCCTCGTCTACTCGGTGA
- a CDS encoding PIG-L family deacetylase — protein sequence MSVLVCFHAHPDDEVFTTGGVMRQAADAGHRVVVVTATDGALGEAPEGILIDGESLAERRRRELEESTSLLGAQRVVLLHYADSGMAGTPENENPAAFCNVDVEEAAARLAAILVEESADVVTIYDPNGGYGHPDHVQVHHVGIRAAELAGVPHVYEAAVSRDHIRRLMAANPEWSENAQTPDLETFGLPDSEITTVVDVTSAMGAKRAAMHAHATQIGDFGPFLQMPEEQLQAAFGQEWFRRRGAPEGLAESSLPL from the coding sequence ATGAGTGTCCTGGTGTGTTTCCACGCCCATCCCGACGACGAAGTGTTCACCACCGGCGGCGTGATGCGTCAGGCCGCCGACGCCGGTCACCGCGTCGTCGTGGTCACCGCGACGGACGGGGCGCTCGGCGAGGCGCCCGAGGGGATCCTGATCGACGGCGAGTCGCTCGCCGAGCGTCGGCGCCGCGAACTCGAGGAGTCGACGTCGCTGCTCGGCGCCCAGCGTGTGGTGCTGCTGCACTACGCGGATTCCGGGATGGCGGGAACGCCGGAGAACGAGAACCCGGCGGCGTTCTGCAACGTCGACGTCGAGGAGGCCGCCGCCCGGCTGGCTGCGATCCTCGTCGAGGAATCCGCCGACGTGGTCACGATCTACGACCCCAACGGTGGTTACGGGCATCCCGATCACGTCCAGGTGCATCACGTGGGCATCCGGGCCGCCGAACTGGCCGGTGTGCCGCACGTCTACGAGGCCGCGGTCAGCCGGGACCACATCCGGCGTTTGATGGCCGCGAATCCGGAATGGTCCGAGAACGCCCAGACGCCGGACCTCGAGACGTTCGGTCTCCCGGACTCCGAGATCACCACGGTCGTGGACGTCACCTCGGCGATGGGCGCCAAGCGCGCCGCGATGCACGCGCACGCCACCCAGATCGGGGATTTCGGCCCGTTCCTGCAGATGCCCGAGGAGCAGTTGCAGGCGGCGTTCGGTCAAGAATGGTTCCGCCGTCGCGGGGCGCCCGAGGGGCTCGCGGAGTCGTCGCTGCCGCTCTGA
- a CDS encoding PaaI family thioesterase yields MDPADLVATMPFAVHTGVRLTKAAPEEVVGHLEWDQHRTTAGNGLHGGALMTLADSVGAVCAFLNLPAGASTSTTSSNTVFTRGVRKGTVTATARPLHAGRTTVAVVTELRDDEDRLVAQVTQSQAVLYPQPGS; encoded by the coding sequence ATGGATCCCGCTGATCTCGTCGCGACCATGCCGTTCGCCGTGCACACCGGGGTTCGCCTCACCAAGGCCGCACCCGAGGAGGTCGTCGGGCACCTCGAGTGGGACCAGCACCGCACCACGGCGGGAAACGGCCTGCACGGTGGGGCGCTGATGACACTCGCCGACAGTGTCGGCGCTGTCTGCGCGTTTCTGAATCTTCCGGCGGGGGCATCCACGTCGACCACGAGTTCGAACACCGTGTTCACCCGCGGGGTCCGCAAGGGCACCGTCACCGCGACCGCGCGCCCGCTGCACGCCGGACGCACCACGGTCGCCGTCGTCACCGAATTGCGGGACGACGAGGACCGGCTGGTGGCGCAGGTGACGCAGTCGCAGGCGGTTCTGTACCCCCAGCCGGGAAGCTGA